A genome region from bacterium includes the following:
- a CDS encoding class I SAM-dependent methyltransferase, whose protein sequence is MIGSVTKGLGVIRVLDVGCGDGFICRELSRRSDVQVVDGVDVNLTEQEVDALRRKDDKVYYYNAYRDLDLGRYNLVLLMDVLEHVQEDNKFLAEIVDGYLAKGGNLIITVPAFSFLYSRHDVYLAHFRRYDRKQLVRLVKDSNLICIRSGYLFLSLLPIRLAEVLWERITDGERERSRGVGGWSSGKLLTLAATAILRCENRLSMFLNSIGVRIPGLTVWAVCRKRA, encoded by the coding sequence ATGATCGGATCCGTCACTAAAGGGCTGGGGGTAATACGTGTGCTCGATGTTGGGTGCGGGGATGGTTTCATATGCCGGGAACTGTCCCGTCGTTCCGATGTCCAGGTTGTTGACGGTGTGGACGTCAACTTGACCGAACAGGAGGTAGATGCCCTTCGAAGAAAGGATGATAAGGTTTACTACTACAATGCGTACCGGGATTTGGATTTGGGGCGCTACAATCTGGTCCTACTGATGGATGTGCTGGAGCATGTCCAGGAGGACAATAAATTCTTGGCCGAGATCGTGGACGGGTACTTGGCGAAGGGAGGCAACCTGATCATTACGGTTCCCGCTTTCTCGTTCCTGTATTCCCGGCACGACGTGTATCTCGCCCATTTCCGAAGATATGACAGGAAGCAACTGGTCCGACTGGTAAAGGATTCGAACCTGATCTGCATTAGGTCCGGATACCTTTTCCTGTCACTGCTACCAATCCGCTTGGCCGAGGTTCTATGGGAGCGGATAACCGATGGTGAGAGAGAGAGGAGCCGAGGCGTCGGCGGGTGGTCTTCCGGGAAGTTGTTGACACTTGCGGCGACCGCGATCCTGCGATGCGAAAACCGACTCTCCATGTTCCTCAATTCGATCGGAGTGCGGATCCCCGGGTTGACGGTGTGGGCGGTATGCCGAAAGCGTGCGTAG